A segment of the Aureliella helgolandensis genome:
ATGAAACGCACTATCTGAATCTACGAAATCGCTCATGCGGATATGCAACGCCCATTCTGAAACTGCTGGCGCCAAGATCACTTGCCGGCTGGCACACAGCCGTGAGGATTTTTGCAACGCATTTCGGCTTCTGCACCAACAGTATTGTGCGGCCGGATTATGCCGCCCCAACCCTAGCGGCATGCGCATCAGCCCACAGCAATTGCAGCCGGAAAGCCAAGTTATCGTGGCCGAGCAGAGACGGCAGGTCGTCGGCACTGTTTCTTTGACTATTGACAGCAAACGGCAGTTGCCGCTGGAGAACATATTTGGCACAGAGGTGCGCGCGTTACGCACCCGCAAGTTGCGTTTGCTAGAAGTGGGATGTTTGGCTGCGACGGGGAGTACACACCGCTTCCCTTCCCCCGTATACGCTGCACTGACTCGAGCAGCTATCGAAGTTGCACAGCGGAGTGGTACGGACCGCATGATAGCCGCCGTACACCCGCGTCATTCGAAATTCTACGAGCGTAGCATGGGTTTCCAACGACTGAGCCAGCCGGTTGCCTACGAGATGGTCGAGGGGCAGCTGGCCGTCTGCGTCTCAGGCTCGCCAAATTCGCCGGGGAACTACCGCAATCCATGGCGACGAATTTTCTTTGAAGGCCCTCTAAATCCTTTGCTCTCGTTGAATTCTGCGATGCTTCCCTTCGACCGCGCCTATTTCTCCAGGTTGCTCAATCAGCTCCAGCCAGCGTCGCTACCCACCCGCCACCGCGTGGCATAGCGCGAACCGCTATCCAGAACAAGCACCCTATCCCTCCGATACTCACGTGGTAGAGGATAAATAGAAGGAGATCCCCGTCGAGCTCATCGGTCATCCCTTGCTTGATCTTCCTCGCGGTGCATTTTCATCTTGCAGCACCTGGGAACGGGGCACGTTGGCCTTGCTTTACGGCTTGTTGATTTAAGAGCGTTTTCAGATCGACCACGAAGGCAGCACCCTGAATCCTCCTGTAGCAGCGACCACTCTTCCTTGCTCACGCGGCGGGTTACGATTTCAACAAGCCGTCGCGCGGCGAATTGCCATCACCGAGCTCGGCCTGGAAATCCATTGTCTGGGCACCTCAAACTGCCTGCGTTTTGGAACAAGGCAAGAGCCTCAGGGGCAATGCAACAGCCGGTAAAAACCTAGCAACGAGGTGCTCGGAGCTTGCTTAGACAACTGTCGTATAGGGAGCACCTCTAGTTCTAACGCAGAGGCAGTGCTCTAAATACTCAGTAGCGAAAACCGCTCTTCCTTGCTCACCGGGCTGTCGAAATAGTAACCCGCTGCGTGAGCAAGGAAAGATAGTTGCCGCTACAAGGCAGTTTGGGACGCGACCTGCGCGTTAAAATTCAAATTGCTATTAAATCTACAGCCCGTCACGCGGCGGGCTACGGTTTCAACAAGCCGTCGCGCGGCGAGTTGCAATCACTGAGCTCGGCCTGGAAATCCATTGTCTGGGCACCTCCGACTGCCAGCGTTTGGAACGAGGCAAGAGCCTCAGGGGCAATGCAACAGCCGGTAAAAACCTAGCAACGAGGTGCTCGGAGCTTGCTTAGACAACTGTCATATAGAGAGCACTTCTAGTTCTAACGCAGAGGCAGTGCCCGAAATACTCTGTTGCGAAAACCACTCTTCCTTGCTCACGCGGCGGGTTACGATGTCAACATTGCGGACGTAGCGAGGTGCGATCGAAACGCTTTGGAATGTGGTGGAGTAGAAAACGCTAGGTACTACTAGCCGACTGGCCATACCCCAGCTTGAGCATTCGCTTCTTCAGCACGTGGCGTTTCAGGCGTTGCAGAGGATTGCGATTCCCCATGACCAACCGGCCTTGGCGCAGTAGTCCTCGATAGGCATCAAATTGTGCGTAGGCAGGAGCGGCGCGAAGGCGCCCGCGGCCAAGCAGAATTTTGACCGCTTCTGTGCCGACAACTCCACTGGCTAAATGACAGGCTGCAGCCACCGAAGGCCCACGGCCACTGGCATCCACATAGGAGAAATCGAAATAGGGTACGTGCGTAGCGCGTGGAGCTAGGCCCATGGCGAACGCGGCGAACATTTCAACCGGGCTCATCGCATCGTGCAAGTCAAAGTAGTCATCAAAACTCATTCCATTTGGGTCAAACAACAGCCAAGCGGTACTGAATCCAATAGGTCCAGCAGTGATCGCCCAAATACCACGGCGACGAGCCTCATTGAACAACATCCGACGAGCTTTGAATGCAAAAAAGTCGACCGAATCGACCAACAAGTCGACCCCATCGAGAAAGCGATCGACATTGTCAGCGGAGACAAACTCGTTCATGGTGTCGAGCTCGAGCTCGGGATTGACTCCCCGCGCTGAGTCCGCCAACACTTGAGTCTTGGAACAACCAATGGTGTTGAGTGTAGCGCCAAACTGACGGTTGAAATTCTTCATTTCGAATTCGTCGGCATCCGCAATTCGAAATTTCCCAACCCCTAAACGGGCCAAAGTCATCAAGTGGATTCCGCCCACACCTCCCATACCAGGTATGGCAACTCGCGTCCCTCGGAGTCGTTGTTGCTCCTCTGGAGACACAAGCCCCAAATTGCGAGAAAAAGCAGTCTCATAGTCCCAGGACGCATCGACGGAAGGGATCTCTTCTTGTGTTTCCGACTCAGAGGACATCTGCAAGCCTTGCGCAATTCGAATTGGAATTCCGTTTTGTGTAGTACTGATCTCTTCGATAGAAGTTGGAACGAGCATCGTAGCCTATACTGAATAGAATCGCTAAGAGTTTGCCACTGAAATACAATTTTGGTTACGCTAACGGGTGGTCTGCTCTAAAAACTTTTCATAGCCCGGTATGCTGGCGGTTTAGACTTGGATCCCGTCCCAGGCTGGAACTGCATCGCTGATCATGATCACGCACTGACGTACCGCCTTGGGTGAGGAGCGGGCAATGGCATAGGCTTCCGACTTGCCGTTTTTCGCATGGCAAGCAGGAAGCCAACCCCACGCTTTAGGACCTTCGGAACAATTATTGGCGGATAGTCGCCGAATCGCTCCGCCGGTTCGTTCGGGAAAATGCCGATCGGCGGAGCGATCTGGCGACACTTATCGTTCCGACGTTCTTTAGATCCGACAATTGCTTTCCGCGTTGCTCGGGCAATTTTCCTCCCAGGCCCTCTGGTGGGCAAAGATGTCTACAGGCGGCGCACTGCTGGCAAGACATTCGACAGGCGTCGACTCCCCGCGCTCAACCCTCCAGAGTCTTAGCGATGAGCCAGCTTGGAAAGCATATCCGCCACAATTTCTTGATCTGCCCCCTGTTGCTCGCTCTGGATGGTCAGTAACTGTGAAATAAGCTCTGGCACCATAGCGATGTCCAAACTCATGACCACATCTTCCCGTTTCCAATGCGCTAGCCAACAAGCATCT
Coding sequences within it:
- a CDS encoding N-acyl amino acid synthase FeeM domain-containing protein is translated as MRICNAHSETAGAKITCRLAHSREDFCNAFRLLHQQYCAAGLCRPNPSGMRISPQQLQPESQVIVAEQRRQVVGTVSLTIDSKRQLPLENIFGTEVRALRTRKLRLLEVGCLAATGSTHRFPSPVYAALTRAAIEVAQRSGTDRMIAAVHPRHSKFYERSMGFQRLSQPVAYEMVEGQLAVCVSGSPNSPGNYRNPWRRIFFEGPLNPLLSLNSAMLPFDRAYFSRLLNQLQPASLPTRHRVA
- a CDS encoding ThiF family adenylyltransferase — encoded protein: MLVPTSIEEISTTQNGIPIRIAQGLQMSSESETQEEIPSVDASWDYETAFSRNLGLVSPEEQQRLRGTRVAIPGMGGVGGIHLMTLARLGVGKFRIADADEFEMKNFNRQFGATLNTIGCSKTQVLADSARGVNPELELDTMNEFVSADNVDRFLDGVDLLVDSVDFFAFKARRMLFNEARRRGIWAITAGPIGFSTAWLLFDPNGMSFDDYFDLHDAMSPVEMFAAFAMGLAPRATHVPYFDFSYVDASGRGPSVAAACHLASGVVGTEAVKILLGRGRLRAAPAYAQFDAYRGLLRQGRLVMGNRNPLQRLKRHVLKKRMLKLGYGQSASST